Below is a genomic region from Leishmania mexicana MHOM/GT/2001/U1103 complete genome, chromosome 20.
ATCAGCCtggagcgcgtgctgcgactcATGGCAtacatgcgtgcgtgggccGGTGAGCCACTACactgcctcctctgccgcggcacCCCGAAAGCGCGTTGCACACCACCgtgctcctctccctccaaTTCAACTCTTTTGCTCAGCTCGCTCTCGCCGAgggcgagcagctgctggcgtgtTGGTGCTGCCAGACACCACGTCTCCCAGGCGACGTGGAGGGCatctgcgtgtctgtctgctgCTTTGGGGGTCAAATGACATGGAGAGAGCAAAACAAAACCAGAAAGaacaggagaggaggagaaatCAAAGAGAAGGGAACCTCAGTGTCTGCCAAGGCTACTGTGACTGCTGCGGGCGTAGCAGAGatctgcacacacacacacgcgcacacacatcctAACGgaccccctccacccacccacccacacccattGCCTTCGGAAGACTCGCCATCACGCAGCGATATACAGGCAAGGCATGGCCACCAGATCACCCAGAGAAACTGGAGTGACTGGCAGgttgcgcgcgtgtgcgtgtgggagaAGTAGGCACAAGGGAGAAGAGTCAGGGAGAGAGTAGAGGCGAGGTGCAAAGTGTGTGTAgctgtggcacggcgccTTACTTCTTCTTGGCCACCTGCTTGCCCTTCGCCTTGCCGCGCAGCTTCTTGTTGCGGTTGCGACGCTCCTTCACCGACTTGCGGGCCGGCAGGCGAGCCTTGCCGAAGCCCATGCGGGTCTTGCGGTAGTTGGGCTCGAAGCGCTTCAGGGACGCGAGGTCGTCGTAGATCAGACCGAAGCCGGTGgtcttgccgccgccgaactTCGTCTTGAAGCCGAAGAGGGACACCTGGCTCGCA
It encodes:
- a CDS encoding 40S ribosomal protein S24e, whose protein sequence is MVFQKKKAEVSIRTSQFKVNKLLNRKQFIVEVNHPHWCGTVPTQLIRKKLAVLYKVPDASQVSLFGFKTKFGGGKTTGFGLIYDDLASLKRFEPNYRKTRMGFGKARLPARKSVKERRNRNKKLRGKAKGKQVAKKK